The proteins below are encoded in one region of Sideroxydans lithotrophicus ES-1:
- the def gene encoding peptide deformylase, with amino-acid sequence MAILPIIQYPDERLHKVAKKVEQINEATRKLVRDMAETMYAAPGIGLAATQVDKHIRLIVIDVSETHDDLKVFINPELVDSMGDKENEEGCLSVPGIYEKVTRAEFVTVNALDEHGKPFTLNAEGLLAVCIQHEMDHLQGRVFVEKLSHLKQTRIRAKLKKQRRETL; translated from the coding sequence ATGGCAATTCTACCCATCATTCAATATCCTGACGAACGTTTGCACAAAGTCGCCAAGAAGGTCGAGCAGATCAATGAGGCGACCCGCAAGCTGGTACGCGACATGGCTGAAACCATGTATGCGGCACCAGGCATAGGCCTTGCGGCCACTCAGGTAGACAAACACATTCGGCTGATCGTGATCGACGTATCCGAAACGCATGACGATCTCAAGGTATTCATCAATCCGGAATTGGTGGATAGCATGGGAGACAAAGAGAATGAAGAAGGATGCCTGTCCGTTCCCGGAATCTATGAAAAGGTCACACGCGCCGAATTTGTTACCGTAAATGCCTTGGATGAGCATGGCAAGCCGTTCACACTAAATGCGGAAGGACTGCTGGCGGTGTGCATACAACATGAAATGGATCATCTTCAGGGGCGGGTGTTCGTTGAAAAGTTGTCTCACCTGAAACAAACACGCATTCGCGCCAAGTTGAAAAAGCAACGGCGAGAAACGCTATGA
- the dprA gene encoding DNA-processing protein DprA, producing the protein MPLDASLASWIYLSQTPGLGNEGLRHLLQIFGSPDSILNASVSSLSEHVKPSVARAIAEAVDPAVLVPVASWLNDPLNRILTIADSDYPQHLLNISDPPLLLYVKGRLDLLNTRSLAVVGSRNATAQGLRNAEAFACSASNSGLCIVSGLAHGIDAAAHYGGLKGSASSIAVVGTGLDKVYPAANRDLAHTLAHHGTIISEFPLGTPPIAANFPRRNRIISGLSLGCLVVEASMQSGSLISARMALEQGRDVFAIPGSIHSPQSKGCHALIKQGAKLVECAQDVLEELGYRSTDISNNAPEHPLFMHLGFEPLDVDALMQLSGLTIAELSAILLQLELDGHIASLPGGLYQRIA; encoded by the coding sequence ATGCCGCTCGACGCTTCACTCGCGTCGTGGATTTACCTGAGTCAGACTCCTGGCTTGGGCAATGAAGGTTTGCGCCATTTGCTGCAAATCTTCGGCTCACCCGATTCCATCCTGAATGCTTCCGTCTCCTCCCTTTCTGAGCACGTAAAACCATCAGTGGCACGTGCAATAGCGGAAGCCGTTGACCCCGCTGTTCTTGTTCCTGTTGCATCTTGGCTTAATGATCCTCTTAATCGTATTCTGACTATTGCAGATTCAGACTATCCCCAGCATTTGCTTAACATCTCAGACCCACCTTTGCTGCTGTATGTCAAAGGTCGGCTTGATTTATTGAACACCCGATCGTTAGCAGTGGTTGGCAGCCGTAATGCCACTGCTCAGGGATTACGCAACGCCGAAGCATTCGCGTGTTCAGCTTCAAATTCCGGACTATGTATCGTCAGTGGATTGGCGCATGGTATCGACGCTGCCGCTCATTATGGTGGGCTTAAGGGATCTGCTTCCAGTATTGCTGTTGTCGGCACCGGATTGGATAAGGTTTATCCCGCTGCCAATCGAGATTTGGCACATACTCTGGCTCACCACGGAACAATCATTTCCGAGTTTCCCTTGGGCACACCTCCAATCGCTGCCAACTTTCCGCGCCGCAATCGCATTATCAGCGGCTTGAGCCTTGGTTGCCTGGTTGTTGAGGCCTCTATGCAAAGCGGCTCATTGATTAGTGCCCGCATGGCTCTGGAGCAGGGAAGGGATGTGTTTGCCATCCCCGGCTCTATACATTCACCACAATCTAAAGGCTGCCACGCACTCATCAAGCAAGGCGCAAAACTGGTAGAGTGCGCTCAGGACGTACTTGAAGAATTGGGTTATCGTTCGACTGATATTTCAAATAACGCACCAGAACATCCCCTTTTCATGCATCTGGGCTTTGAACCGCTTGACGTTGACGCCCTTATGCAACTCAGTGGCTTGACGATAGCCGAGCTATCCGCCATCCTGTTACAACTGGAACTCGACGGACACATTGCTTCTCTGCCCGGCGGGTTATATCAACGCATTGCATAA
- a CDS encoding LysM peptidoglycan-binding domain-containing protein has translation MRKIISLICLLLPIAVYADELKLQENAPDRYVVVKGDTLWDISSKFFQDPWKWPQIWGFNKDTIKDPHWIYPGDVVYLDKTTHTLKVNEAPTEAGGTAAVPPVIEGGGSPDSNVVRLSPKVRVFKGSDQAIPMISLKDIGPFLVRPLVVEDDELDNAPVLAGTYEQRQLLGVNDIAYAQNMPSDKGERWQIYRPDQTFKDPDTGEILGHEVFYLGDAYVEKFGKLTTLRITNAVREINKGDRFAQATTSFNSNFLPHAPDKEINAKVISIYGGVVQAGQNAVVTLNKGSRDGLESGNVLALYQKGEVLPSHSLFKPNLVLPDVRYGLLFVFRVFDKVSYALVMQTRLPVQLLDRASTPE, from the coding sequence ATGCGCAAGATTATATCGCTGATTTGTCTCCTGTTGCCGATCGCAGTTTACGCTGACGAGCTTAAATTGCAGGAGAATGCTCCTGACCGTTATGTCGTTGTCAAAGGCGACACCTTGTGGGACATTTCTTCCAAATTCTTTCAGGACCCCTGGAAATGGCCACAGATTTGGGGATTTAACAAAGACACGATCAAGGATCCGCACTGGATATACCCGGGTGATGTGGTTTATCTGGATAAAACTACGCATACCTTGAAGGTCAATGAGGCTCCAACTGAAGCGGGTGGTACTGCCGCCGTTCCTCCCGTCATCGAGGGAGGAGGATCTCCAGACTCCAATGTCGTCAGGCTTTCTCCCAAGGTACGTGTATTCAAAGGCTCTGATCAGGCGATTCCGATGATTTCACTTAAGGACATCGGTCCCTTCCTTGTCCGCCCTTTGGTCGTTGAGGATGATGAACTTGATAATGCTCCTGTGCTGGCGGGAACCTATGAACAACGGCAACTTTTGGGAGTCAACGATATTGCATATGCGCAAAACATGCCCAGCGACAAGGGCGAGCGCTGGCAGATTTATCGTCCAGATCAGACTTTCAAGGATCCTGATACAGGTGAGATTCTGGGCCATGAAGTGTTTTATCTGGGCGACGCCTATGTCGAAAAGTTTGGCAAACTCACCACATTGAGAATCACCAATGCTGTTCGTGAAATCAACAAGGGCGATAGATTTGCCCAAGCTACTACAAGTTTCAACAGCAATTTCCTGCCTCATGCTCCTGACAAGGAAATTAATGCCAAAGTGATCTCCATTTATGGCGGTGTTGTTCAGGCCGGGCAAAATGCCGTAGTGACACTCAATAAAGGTAGCCGTGACGGTCTGGAAAGCGGGAATGTTTTGGCTCTTTATCAAAAAGGCGAAGTTTTGCCTAGCCATAGTTTATTCAAGCCTAACCTCGTGCTGCCAGACGTACGCTATGGACTGTTGTTCGTGTTTCGGGTCTTCGACAAGGTTTCGTATGCGCTTGTTATGCAGACTCGTTTGCCCGTGCAGTTGTTGGATCGCGCAAGCACTCCTGAATAA
- the topA gene encoding type I DNA topoisomerase gives MATNLLIVESPAKAKTLKKYLGKDFEVLASYGHVRDLIPKTGAVDPDDNFAMKYETIARNAKHVDAIAKAAAEADHIFLAPDPDREGEAIAWHISELLKGKRALKGKTMQRVVFYEITQSAVREAVAHPREISIPLVNAQQARRALDYLVGFNLSPLLWRKIRPGLSAGRVQSPALRLIVERELEIEKFKSQEYWSVHLDSQKNSIPFKAKLYQFQGKRMEQLTIGSQAEYDAIHAKLVDAKLPPKVVRVEKKGKQRSPAAPFTTSTLQQEAVRKLGMTSDRTMRTAQSLYEGVDIGGQTIGLITYMRTDSVNLANEAVAEMREYIKDNFAGDYLPVKQPVYKSKSKNAQEAHEAIRPTSILRTPDSLRDHLNIDQMRLYEMIWKRTLASQMSPARFDTVSVDIRLSSDDTLFRASGQTLVFPGFIGVYMEDVDDAEEEDSAKLPPLVEGDVLPVDKLYGEQHFTQPPPRFSEASLVKALEEYGIGRPSTYATIISTLQAREYATLDKKRFMPTDVGRVVIKFLNEHFTRYVDYGFTANLEDELDDISEGKRDWIPVLNEFWKGFNKLISEKKDVDRPGTEILEETCPKCGKPLSKRLGKRGSFIGCTGYPECDYTRSLGGEEDAGESRKELGQHPDTNQLVLLLRGPYGPYVQLGEMIEGEKTKPKRVSWPKELPLEQADLPSALKLLSLPREVGAHPETGKKVIVNIGRFGPYIGHDGKFKSIPRTDSIFDIGLDRSVELLAQARSGGATVLRTLGEHPDDKAPIEVCSGRYGPYVRHGKINATLPKDVTPEAVTLEEALEMIAAKAAKGGTGKAKTTRKPAAKKAAAKPKTTKEKAAAKPKTTVKKATVKTATAKTTVRKVAAKPAAKKTTKK, from the coding sequence ATGGCCACCAATCTTCTTATTGTCGAGTCTCCGGCCAAAGCCAAGACCCTGAAAAAATACCTTGGCAAAGACTTTGAAGTCCTTGCTTCTTATGGCCACGTGCGCGACCTGATTCCCAAGACTGGAGCCGTCGACCCTGACGACAATTTCGCGATGAAGTATGAAACCATCGCCCGCAACGCCAAACATGTCGATGCCATCGCCAAGGCTGCAGCGGAAGCAGACCATATTTTCCTCGCTCCTGACCCAGACCGGGAAGGTGAAGCAATCGCCTGGCACATCTCGGAACTGCTGAAAGGCAAACGGGCGCTCAAGGGCAAAACGATGCAGCGCGTAGTATTCTATGAGATCACCCAGTCCGCCGTGAGAGAAGCGGTTGCGCATCCGCGCGAAATATCCATCCCGTTGGTGAACGCACAGCAAGCACGGCGCGCACTGGACTATCTGGTCGGCTTCAATCTTTCGCCGCTGCTGTGGCGCAAGATACGGCCCGGACTATCCGCCGGTCGCGTGCAGAGCCCCGCACTCCGCCTGATCGTCGAGCGCGAACTGGAGATCGAGAAATTCAAGAGCCAGGAATACTGGTCGGTACATCTGGACAGCCAGAAAAACAGCATCCCTTTCAAGGCCAAGTTGTACCAGTTCCAAGGCAAAAGGATGGAGCAACTCACCATCGGCAGCCAAGCTGAATACGATGCCATTCATGCAAAGCTGGTGGACGCCAAACTGCCTCCTAAAGTGGTGCGCGTGGAGAAGAAGGGCAAACAGCGCAGCCCGGCCGCACCGTTCACTACATCTACACTGCAACAGGAAGCCGTACGCAAGCTTGGCATGACTTCTGACCGCACCATGCGTACCGCGCAATCGTTGTATGAAGGCGTGGATATCGGCGGCCAGACCATCGGTTTGATAACCTATATGCGTACCGACTCGGTTAACCTGGCAAATGAAGCTGTCGCCGAAATGCGTGAGTACATAAAGGACAACTTTGCCGGCGACTACCTGCCAGTCAAGCAGCCTGTCTACAAGAGCAAATCGAAAAACGCGCAGGAAGCGCACGAGGCTATTCGTCCGACCTCTATCCTGCGCACTCCCGACAGTCTGCGTGATCATTTGAATATCGACCAGATGCGTCTTTACGAAATGATCTGGAAACGCACGCTTGCTAGCCAAATGTCGCCCGCTCGCTTCGATACGGTCAGTGTCGACATCCGCCTGAGCAGCGACGATACGCTGTTCCGCGCTTCCGGTCAGACTTTGGTGTTTCCCGGTTTCATCGGCGTTTACATGGAAGACGTGGATGATGCCGAAGAAGAAGACAGCGCCAAATTGCCGCCGCTGGTTGAGGGCGACGTGCTGCCCGTGGACAAACTCTACGGCGAACAACACTTCACCCAGCCGCCGCCACGTTTTTCCGAAGCCAGCCTGGTGAAAGCCTTGGAAGAGTACGGCATTGGTCGTCCTTCCACTTACGCCACCATCATCTCTACGCTGCAGGCGCGCGAGTACGCCACGCTCGACAAGAAACGTTTCATGCCAACCGATGTCGGTCGCGTGGTCATCAAGTTCCTCAACGAGCACTTTACGCGTTACGTGGACTACGGCTTCACCGCGAATCTGGAGGACGAGCTGGACGACATCTCCGAAGGCAAACGCGACTGGATACCCGTGTTAAACGAGTTCTGGAAAGGCTTTAACAAGCTCATCAGCGAGAAGAAGGATGTCGATCGCCCCGGCACCGAGATTCTGGAAGAGACTTGCCCCAAATGTGGCAAACCTTTATCCAAGCGATTGGGCAAGCGCGGCAGCTTTATCGGCTGTACTGGCTACCCAGAGTGCGACTACACGCGTAGTCTCGGCGGCGAAGAAGATGCCGGCGAGTCACGCAAGGAGCTCGGCCAGCACCCGGATACCAACCAGCTGGTATTGCTGCTGCGCGGCCCATATGGTCCATACGTGCAACTCGGCGAAATGATCGAAGGCGAAAAGACCAAACCCAAGCGCGTTTCCTGGCCCAAGGAGTTGCCGCTGGAGCAGGCCGATCTGCCCAGCGCGCTAAAGCTGCTCTCGCTACCAAGAGAAGTCGGCGCTCACCCCGAGACGGGCAAAAAGGTCATCGTCAACATCGGCCGCTTCGGTCCGTACATCGGCCATGATGGCAAATTCAAATCCATCCCGCGCACCGACAGCATCTTCGACATCGGCCTGGATCGCTCCGTGGAACTGCTGGCGCAGGCCCGGAGCGGCGGCGCCACCGTGCTGCGCACACTGGGTGAACACCCTGACGACAAGGCGCCCATCGAGGTCTGCAGCGGTCGCTACGGCCCCTACGTGCGCCACGGCAAGATCAATGCGACGTTGCCCAAGGACGTGACACCCGAAGCGGTGACGCTGGAAGAAGCGCTGGAAATGATTGCGGCCAAGGCGGCGAAGGGCGGAACAGGCAAGGCGAAGACAACCAGGAAACCTGCCGCGAAAAAGGCTGCAGCCAAACCGAAGACCACCAAAGAGAAGGCGGCTGCGAAACCCAAGACGACGGTGAAGAAGGCAACGGTCAAAACCGCTACGGCAAAAACAACCGTCAGGAAAGTCGCTGCCAAACCTGCCGCAAAGAAGACCACTAAGAAATAA
- the gyrB gene encoding DNA topoisomerase (ATP-hydrolyzing) subunit B: MSDNYDESSIQQLEGLEAVRKRPGMYIGDTSDGTGLHHMVFEVVDNAIDEALAGHCDDIKVIIHGDNSISVSDNGRGIPIGIKFDDKHEPKRSAAEIVLTVLHAGGKFNQNSYKVSGGLHGVGVSCVNGLSEWLKLTTYRDGKKFGLEFVRGAVKDRHVEVQNGVDVSPVRELGESNKRGTEVHFLADKEIFGLVEFHYEILAKRLRELSFLNNGVKIELIDQRTGKSENFAYSGGVRGFVEYMNKSKTVLHPKCFEATGEKDNITVDVAMQWNDSYSEVVQCFTNNIPQRDGGTHMTGLRMAMTRVINKYIEDNELAKKAKVDTTGDDMREGLTCVLSVKVPDPKFSSQTKDKLVSSEVQPAVNEVVTQKLTDFLLENPVDAKIICGKIIEAARARDAARKARELTRRKGVLDGIGLPGKLADCQEKDPALSELYLVEGDSAGGSAKQGRDRKFQAILPLKGKILNVERARFEKLISSQEIATLITVLGTGIGKEEYNADKLRYHRIIIMTDADVDGAHIRTLLLTFFYRQMPELVERGHVYIAQPPLYKIKQGRDERYLKDEHELKTYMLGSALNNAAFFPALDATPIQGEALGEIAKQYFLAEAVIDRLTHFIAPEASHALLVLPALSLEDAEQAKKSAKLLEEACGSVIRAQVETDINGELRLRLEKLYHGNYSVSYLDREFLHSGDYVQIRQTADALDGLISPTAYAMRGEQKRGVGSFKQAIEWLLEEAKKGVSIQRYKGLGEMNPEQLWETTMDVKNRILLKVRIEDAVGADEIFTTLMGDVVEPRRAFIEKNALGVKNLDV; encoded by the coding sequence ATGAGTGATAACTACGACGAATCAAGCATCCAGCAACTCGAAGGGCTGGAGGCAGTACGCAAGCGTCCGGGTATGTATATCGGCGATACCTCGGATGGTACCGGCCTGCATCATATGGTGTTCGAGGTGGTGGATAACGCCATCGACGAGGCTCTGGCTGGACATTGCGACGACATCAAAGTCATCATTCATGGCGATAATTCAATCTCTGTGTCCGACAATGGACGCGGGATTCCCATCGGTATCAAGTTTGACGATAAGCACGAACCTAAGCGCTCCGCCGCCGAGATCGTACTGACCGTGCTGCATGCGGGCGGCAAGTTCAACCAGAACAGCTACAAGGTATCCGGTGGCCTGCATGGTGTTGGTGTAAGTTGCGTCAACGGTCTATCCGAATGGTTAAAACTGACCACCTACCGCGACGGCAAAAAGTTTGGTTTGGAGTTTGTGCGTGGCGCAGTCAAGGATCGCCATGTAGAAGTTCAAAATGGCGTTGATGTATCCCCAGTGCGCGAACTGGGTGAAAGCAACAAGCGCGGTACCGAAGTCCACTTCCTGGCTGACAAGGAAATCTTCGGCCTAGTCGAGTTCCACTACGAGATCTTGGCTAAGCGCCTGCGCGAACTTTCCTTCCTCAATAACGGCGTCAAGATCGAGCTGATCGACCAGCGCACCGGCAAGAGCGAAAATTTCGCTTATTCCGGCGGTGTACGCGGCTTTGTCGAGTACATGAACAAGAGCAAAACGGTGCTGCATCCCAAGTGCTTCGAAGCGACTGGCGAAAAGGACAATATCACCGTCGACGTCGCCATGCAGTGGAACGACAGTTATTCCGAAGTGGTGCAGTGCTTTACCAACAACATCCCGCAGCGGGACGGCGGTACCCACATGACCGGCCTGCGTATGGCGATGACCCGCGTCATCAACAAATACATCGAAGATAACGAGCTGGCCAAGAAGGCCAAGGTAGATACCACCGGAGACGATATGCGCGAAGGGCTGACCTGCGTGCTGTCGGTCAAGGTGCCCGATCCCAAGTTCTCCTCCCAGACTAAGGACAAGCTGGTTTCCAGCGAAGTGCAGCCTGCGGTGAACGAAGTGGTTACCCAGAAGCTGACCGACTTTCTGCTGGAGAACCCGGTCGATGCCAAGATTATTTGCGGCAAGATCATCGAGGCCGCTCGAGCTCGCGACGCAGCCCGCAAGGCACGTGAACTGACCCGCCGCAAGGGTGTGCTGGACGGCATCGGCTTGCCCGGCAAACTGGCGGACTGCCAGGAAAAAGACCCTGCCCTATCCGAACTGTACCTGGTAGAGGGTGACTCCGCCGGCGGCTCCGCCAAGCAAGGCCGTGATCGCAAGTTCCAGGCTATCCTGCCGCTCAAGGGCAAGATCCTGAACGTCGAGCGTGCCCGCTTCGAAAAGCTGATCTCCTCGCAGGAGATCGCTACCCTCATCACCGTGCTGGGCACCGGCATCGGCAAGGAGGAATACAACGCCGACAAGCTGCGCTACCACCGCATCATCATCATGACCGACGCGGACGTCGACGGCGCGCACATCCGCACCCTGCTGCTCACCTTCTTCTATCGCCAGATGCCGGAACTGGTCGAACGCGGCCACGTCTACATTGCCCAGCCGCCGCTGTACAAGATCAAGCAAGGCCGCGACGAACGTTATTTGAAGGACGAGCATGAGCTGAAAACCTACATGCTTGGCTCCGCACTGAACAACGCCGCGTTCTTCCCCGCACTGGATGCCACACCGATCCAGGGCGAAGCACTGGGCGAAATTGCCAAGCAATATTTCCTGGCCGAAGCTGTCATCGACCGCCTCACCCACTTCATCGCGCCGGAAGCCAGCCACGCCCTGCTCGTCCTGCCCGCCCTGTCGCTGGAAGATGCAGAACAAGCCAAGAAGAGCGCCAAATTGCTGGAAGAAGCCTGCGGTAGTGTTATCCGGGCTCAAGTCGAAACGGACATCAATGGCGAACTGCGCCTGCGCCTGGAAAAGCTTTACCACGGCAACTACTCCGTCAGCTACCTGGATCGCGAATTCCTGCACAGCGGCGACTACGTGCAGATCCGCCAGACTGCCGACGCTCTGGACGGCTTGATCTCTCCCACCGCCTACGCCATGCGCGGCGAACAGAAACGCGGCGTCGGCAGCTTCAAGCAAGCCATCGAATGGCTGCTGGAAGAAGCCAAGAAGGGCGTTTCCATCCAGCGTTACAAAGGCCTGGGCGAGATGAACCCCGAGCAACTATGGGAAACCACCATGGACGTGAAGAACCGCATCCTGCTCAAGGTACGCATCGAGGACGCCGTTGGGGCGGACGAGATATTCACGACGCTGATGGGTGACGTAGTGGAGCCGCGCCGGGCATTCATCGAGAAGAATGCGCTAGGGGTGAAGAATCTTGATGTCTAA
- the dnaN gene encoding DNA polymerase III subunit beta, producing MFIKQIDRNELLKPLQAVVGIVERKQPLPILSNVLIKKTKDSVRFITTDLEIQIEAQLRATFDATESSITISAKKLQEILRAIPDNSMVTLDNQDNKLLVKANKSRFSLQTLPAQDFPILSEQLIGASKIEIEQGVLRRLLSSVQYAMAQQDIRYYLNGVLLVIDETTIKLIATDGHRLAFISEELKEKHQKQEVILSRKTVNELLKLLADSEDKVQLELAEKQVRISFADVILTSKVIDGKFPDYNRVIPAHTNHLTLDRLTILQALQRAAILSNEKFRGVRLLLTEKNLRVISSNSEQEEAQEDIENDYSGAPLDIGFNVNYLLDGINNINTQTVTLSFGDQNSSLLITIPEKSDYKYVVMPMRI from the coding sequence ATGTTTATCAAACAAATCGACAGAAACGAACTGCTTAAACCATTACAAGCTGTAGTTGGAATAGTTGAGCGCAAGCAACCATTGCCTATCCTTTCCAATGTACTAATTAAAAAAACAAAAGATAGTGTTAGATTCATCACTACAGATTTGGAAATACAAATTGAAGCACAACTGAGGGCAACATTCGACGCCACTGAAAGCTCAATTACCATCTCAGCCAAAAAACTTCAGGAGATTCTTCGCGCTATTCCAGATAACAGCATGGTTACACTTGATAACCAGGATAATAAATTACTGGTTAAAGCAAACAAAAGTCGTTTTAGTTTGCAAACGTTGCCCGCACAAGATTTCCCAATACTGTCGGAGCAATTGATTGGCGCATCAAAAATAGAGATCGAGCAAGGTGTATTACGCCGCCTGTTGAGTTCTGTGCAATATGCCATGGCCCAACAAGATATCCGTTATTATCTGAATGGAGTATTGCTGGTCATAGATGAAACAACGATTAAGCTTATTGCGACAGATGGTCATCGCTTGGCATTCATTAGTGAAGAACTGAAAGAAAAGCACCAAAAACAGGAAGTGATTCTTTCTCGTAAAACAGTAAATGAGCTTTTGAAGCTTCTGGCAGATTCTGAAGATAAAGTGCAACTGGAACTGGCAGAAAAGCAGGTTCGGATTTCCTTTGCGGATGTAATATTAACTTCCAAGGTTATTGATGGAAAATTCCCAGACTATAACCGCGTTATTCCAGCTCATACCAATCATTTGACCTTAGATCGCCTGACCATTCTGCAAGCATTACAACGAGCAGCTATTTTATCTAACGAAAAATTTCGAGGTGTGCGCTTGTTGTTAACAGAAAAAAACCTGCGCGTTATCAGCAGCAATAGCGAGCAAGAGGAAGCACAAGAAGATATCGAGAATGATTACTCCGGTGCGCCTTTGGATATTGGTTTTAATGTGAATTACCTTCTGGACGGAATTAATAACATAAACACCCAAACCGTCACCCTTTCTTTTGGGGATCAGAACAGTAGTCTGTTAATTACCATACCAGAGAAAAGCGATTATAAGTATGTAGTTATGCCGATGCGCATCTAA
- the fmt gene encoding methionyl-tRNA formyltransferase, giving the protein MKIIFAGTPQFAATALAALLQENQIVAVLTQPDRPSGRGMHLAASPVKQLALQHGLPVLQPASLKVEEVQRTIAQYEADLMVVAAYGLILPKAVLQTPRYGCLNIHASLLPRWRGAAPIQRAILAGDSETGITIMQMDEGLDTGDMLLKKRCSIAASDTAQTLHDKLAELGAQSIVEAVRELQTGKLIPEKQEESAATYAAKLTKGEARLDWNQDAVQLERAVRGYFPSPTAFTTFGEIPIKILRARTGEDDKAEPGTIIAVDKSRILVACSNGTLALELLQKPGGKALTAAQFVQSLPIKVGDRLGAN; this is encoded by the coding sequence GTGAAGATCATTTTTGCAGGGACTCCCCAGTTTGCGGCAACGGCTTTGGCCGCGTTGCTGCAGGAAAACCAGATCGTCGCAGTACTCACTCAGCCGGACCGGCCGTCAGGACGCGGGATGCATCTCGCAGCCAGTCCCGTGAAGCAGCTCGCATTACAACATGGATTGCCGGTTTTGCAGCCCGCGTCCCTGAAAGTGGAAGAAGTACAACGGACTATTGCGCAGTATGAAGCGGATCTGATGGTGGTAGCAGCGTATGGGCTGATTTTGCCCAAAGCTGTGTTGCAAACGCCGCGATATGGCTGCCTGAATATCCATGCATCGCTGCTTCCACGTTGGCGTGGTGCCGCGCCAATTCAACGCGCAATCCTGGCGGGAGATTCCGAGACTGGCATCACCATCATGCAAATGGATGAAGGCCTGGATACAGGCGATATGTTGCTGAAGAAAAGATGCAGTATTGCGGCCAGTGATACAGCGCAAACCCTGCATGACAAACTGGCTGAGTTGGGTGCCCAGTCCATCGTTGAGGCCGTCAGAGAGCTGCAGACCGGGAAGCTGATACCGGAAAAACAGGAGGAGTCGGCAGCTACCTACGCGGCCAAATTGACCAAGGGCGAAGCACGATTGGATTGGAATCAGGACGCAGTGCAACTTGAGCGAGCTGTACGCGGATACTTTCCATCTCCGACGGCATTTACTACATTCGGTGAAATACCGATCAAGATATTGCGCGCACGAACAGGTGAAGACGATAAAGCCGAACCCGGTACGATCATTGCTGTCGATAAAAGCCGCATTCTAGTCGCATGCAGCAATGGTACGCTTGCCTTGGAGCTGCTGCAGAAACCGGGCGGCAAAGCATTGACGGCAGCCCAATTCGTACAAAGTCTCCCCATCAAAGTCGGCGACCGCCTTGGCGCGAACTGA
- a CDS encoding DUF494 family protein, with translation MFDILLFLFESYFDIGSYPDHDKLTVKLSAAGFEEDDINQALAWLSGLQQLTRDAYPENINRSGIRLYTDFEEQRISPDGLRFLAFWEHNKIITPIEREMIIDRVLALDRKNLSLDKVKLIVLMVLWSQHEDLDPMIIEDLLTPVDAAHAH, from the coding sequence ATGTTCGACATCCTGCTTTTCCTGTTTGAAAGTTACTTTGATATTGGTAGTTATCCCGACCATGACAAACTCACTGTAAAGCTGAGTGCCGCTGGTTTTGAAGAAGACGACATAAATCAGGCGTTGGCTTGGCTGTCAGGCTTGCAGCAACTGACTCGGGATGCCTATCCCGAGAACATCAATCGCAGCGGTATTCGTCTTTACACTGATTTCGAAGAGCAGCGCATCAGCCCGGATGGTTTGCGTTTCCTTGCATTCTGGGAACATAACAAGATCATCACACCGATCGAACGCGAGATGATAATCGACCGAGTGCTTGCCCTGGATCGCAAGAACCTTTCGCTGGATAAAGTCAAACTTATTGTGCTGATGGTTTTGTGGAGTCAGCATGAAGACCTCGATCCGATGATCATTGAGGATTTGCTTACCCCTGTCGATGCAGCACACGCACACTGA